One genomic segment of Ricinus communis isolate WT05 ecotype wild-type chromosome 3, ASM1957865v1, whole genome shotgun sequence includes these proteins:
- the LOC8259372 gene encoding AAA-ATPase At5g57480 has translation MKEYWTSLASLLGVLAFCQTLLQVIFPPELRFASLKLFNWIFNSFSAYCYFDITEIDGVNTNELYNAVQLYLSSSVSISGSRLSLTRALNSSAITFGLTNNDSIFDTFNGATVHWEHVVTQRQSQTFSWRPLPEEKRGFTLRIKKKDKSLVLDSYLDYIMDRANDIRRRNQDRLLYTNSRGGSLDSRGHPWESVPFKHPSTFDTLAMDPVKKQEILQDLKDFANGQSFYQKTGRAWKRGYLLYGPPGTGKSSMIAAMANYLGYDIYDLELTEVHTNSELRKLLMKTTSKSIIVIEDIDCSINLSNRKKSNTNSMARSYYDQEMRSGSGGASGEDGGNSITLSGLLNFTDGLWSCCGSERIFVFTTNHIEKLDPALLRSGRMDMHIFMSYCSFPALKILLKNYLGYDHEKEGDLEDGILEELEQVINEAEMTPADVSEVLIKHRRNKNRALRELLGALKERAERNLKNGGLREKNLNDIVEEEEQEKRALESPKEGCECEEENCKKGEDHDDEKIK, from the coding sequence TAACTCTTTCTCTGCTTACTGCTACTTCGACATAACCGAAATTGACGGCGTTAACACCAACGAGCTTTACAATGCTGTCCAGCTTTATCTGAGCTCCTCCGTGTCAATCTCCGGTAGCCGGTTAAGCCTCACTCGTGCTCTCAACTCTAGCGCCATTACTTTTGGCTTAACTAACAATGACTCCATCTTTGACACTTTTAATGGCGCGACCGTCCATTGGGAGCATGTGGTCACTCAGAGACAGTCTCAGACGTTTTCTTGGCGGCCATTACCGGAGGAAAAGAGAGGTTTCACTCTTCGAATCAAGAAAAAGGACAAGTCTTTGGTTCTTGATTCTTATCTTGATTACATTATGGATAGAGCTAATGATATTCGAAGGAGAAATCAAGATAGGCTTTTGTATACGAATTCCAGAGGTGGGTCTTTGGATTCAAGAGGGCATCCATGGGAATCAGTCCCTTTTAAGCATCCAAGTACTTTTGATACTTTGGCCATGGACCCAGTCAAGAAGCAAGAAATTTTGCAAGATTTGAAAGATTTTGCAAATGGGCAGTCTTTTTATCAGAAGACTGGAAGGGCCTGGAAAAGAGGTTACTTGCTTTATGGTCCTCCTGGTACTGGCAAGTCTAGTATGATTGCTGCTATGGCAAATTATCTTGGTTATGATATTTATGATCTTGAATTAACTGAGGTACACACTAATTCAGAACTTAGGAAACTTTTAATGAAGACAACTTCAAAGTCTATTATTGTTATTGAGGATATTGATTGTTCTATTAATTTGAGCAATAGAAAGAAGAGTAATACTAATTCAATGGCCAGGAGTTACTATGATCAAGAAATGAGATCTGGGTCTGGTGGTGCTAGTGGTGAAGATGGTGGAAATTCAATAACTCTATCCGGGTTATTGAATTTTACTGATGGGTTGTGGTCATGTTGTGGAAGTGAAAGGATTTTTGTGTTCACAACTAATCACATTGAGAAGCTTGATCCTGCATTGTTAAGGAGTGGCAGAATGGACATGCATATTTTCATGAGTTACTGTTCATTCCCAGCATTGAAGATTTTGTTAAAGAACTACTTGGGATATGATCATGAAAAAGAAGGTGACTTGGAAGATGGAATTTTGGAAGAACTAGAGCAGGTTATCAATGAGGCAGAGATGACACCAGCTGATGTTAGTGAGGTCTTGATCAAGCATAGGAGAAACAAGAACAGGGCTTTAAGGGAGTTACTTGGAGCACTGAAAGAAAGGGCAGAGAGGAATTTGAAGAATGGAGGTTTAAGAGAAAAGAACTTGAATGATATTGTTGAAGAGGAAGAGCAAGAGAAAAGAGCCCTAGAGAGTCCTAAAGAAGGTTGTGAATGTGAAGAGGAGAATTGCAAGAAAGGAGAAGATCATGATGATGAGAAGATTAAATGA